Proteins encoded within one genomic window of Thermodesulfobacteriota bacterium:
- a CDS encoding polyhydroxyalkanoate synthesis regulator DNA-binding domain-containing protein gives MPGKQESEAPGQVTIKKYSNRRLYDSTNKRYVTLEDIAALIRDGNEVKVIDSQTGADISKVILIQVVLESEKNKEDILPVSFLHMLIKYGNKVAKDFFENYFLMMFQPYFSVQENFKKNVKLWQEMGWFPPGMPMPPDMENFKPGDFMPVAGSEKPDGDSAAERKAATPYAEKASEVDLLMEKIKELEKKVKSLDEK, from the coding sequence ATGCCCGGTAAACAGGAAAGCGAAGCGCCCGGCCAGGTTACTATAAAAAAATACAGCAACCGAAGGCTCTACGATTCGACCAATAAGCGCTACGTTACGCTCGAAGACATAGCTGCGCTCATTCGCGATGGGAACGAGGTAAAAGTCATCGATTCCCAGACCGGGGCCGACATATCCAAGGTGATACTGATACAGGTCGTGCTCGAAAGCGAAAAGAACAAGGAAGACATACTCCCCGTTTCGTTTCTGCACATGCTTATAAAGTACGGCAACAAGGTCGCCAAGGACTTTTTCGAGAACTATTTCCTGATGATGTTCCAGCCTTACTTCTCCGTGCAGGAGAACTTCAAGAAGAACGTGAAGCTCTGGCAGGAGATGGGATGGTTCCCGCCCGGGATGCCGATGCCGCCGGACATGGAGAACTTCAAGCCGGGCGATTTCATGCCGGTCGCCGGCTCTGAGAAACCCGACGGCGATTCCGCGGCGGAGCGCAAGGCGGCCACGCCCTACGCCGAGAAAGCCAGCGAAGTCGATCTTCTTATGGAGAAAATCAAGGAGCTCGAAAAGAAGGTCAAATCTCTCGACGAGAAGTAG
- a CDS encoding glycosyltransferase family 4 protein gives MDSSPRVLFINHSIRDGGPGKSLFYILKFLGREKLTPCVLIPKDDVFSERLKAAGLYENIIIDGRFPENLKRPWFSGGGVPARIASLVLNILDLASLVITSPVWLRRHKIDVIYCNGTQAKVVGAIMGLINVKPVVWHVRNIQQTRLLGTIINSLAALPSVKRIICVSGAAAAQFPYGRDKITVVYNGTDVGDYDPAKTAGELREAYDIPAGTVVVGSTGRIVPRKGYDLFIEAAAAAIREYGGREGGLKFVIVGDTPYFFEGDHLAYLKKLVAEKGLEENFIFTGYRDDVRPCLKDFDVFVIPSNYPDPFPRSVIEGMSFALPVVAFKAAGGIVEAVDDGVTGILCAPGDTEEMGKAIAKLALDTGLRKRMGEAGRERVISKFSAEAVAREVEKNIFLALGRPPEG, from the coding sequence ATGGATTCATCCCCGAGAGTACTTTTCATCAACCATTCTATAAGGGACGGCGGCCCGGGAAAGAGCCTTTTTTATATCCTGAAGTTCTTAGGCAGGGAGAAGCTGACGCCGTGCGTTCTCATACCGAAGGACGACGTGTTCTCGGAGCGGCTCAAGGCCGCGGGGCTCTACGAGAACATAATAATCGACGGGAGGTTCCCCGAAAACCTGAAGCGCCCCTGGTTCTCCGGCGGAGGGGTGCCCGCGCGCATCGCGTCGCTCGTTCTGAACATACTCGACCTCGCCTCGCTCGTAATCACCTCGCCCGTGTGGCTGAGACGGCACAAAATCGACGTCATATATTGCAACGGGACGCAGGCCAAGGTAGTCGGGGCGATAATGGGGCTCATAAACGTAAAGCCCGTCGTGTGGCACGTGAGGAACATACAGCAGACGCGGCTCCTCGGGACGATTATCAACTCGCTCGCGGCGCTGCCGTCGGTAAAACGGATAATATGCGTTTCGGGAGCGGCCGCTGCGCAGTTCCCGTACGGAAGGGACAAGATAACGGTCGTCTACAACGGGACGGACGTCGGCGATTACGATCCCGCAAAAACGGCCGGGGAGCTGAGGGAGGCGTACGATATTCCGGCGGGAACGGTCGTCGTAGGCAGCACGGGGAGGATAGTTCCGCGTAAGGGGTACGACCTTTTCATCGAGGCCGCCGCCGCGGCCATAAGGGAATACGGCGGGAGGGAAGGGGGGCTCAAGTTCGTAATCGTCGGCGATACCCCTTACTTTTTCGAGGGCGATCACCTCGCTTACCTGAAAAAGCTCGTCGCCGAAAAGGGGCTCGAGGAGAATTTCATTTTCACCGGATACAGGGATGACGTGAGGCCGTGCCTTAAGGATTTCGACGTGTTCGTCATCCCGTCGAACTACCCCGACCCGTTCCCGCGCTCCGTCATAGAGGGGATGTCGTTCGCGCTGCCTGTCGTCGCGTTCAAGGCGGCGGGCGGCATAGTCGAGGCCGTGGACGACGGCGTTACGGGGATACTGTGCGCGCCTGGGGATACGGAGGAGATGGGGAAGGCCATAGCGAAGCTCGCCCTCGACACGGGCCTCAGGAAGAGGATGGGCGAGGCCGGTCGCGAGCGCGTGATTTCGAAATTCTCGGCGGAGGCCGTAGCCCGCGAGGTGGAAAAGAATATATTCCTCGCCCTGGGCAGGCCGCCTGAAGGGTAG
- the der gene encoding ribosome biogenesis GTPase Der, with amino-acid sequence MKKNKAAAERKNLPLVAIIGRPNVGKSTLFNRLIGERKSIVEDIPGVTRDRIYADAEWDGREFSLVDTGGFDPEDEELYPSLIKNQITIALDEAEVIIFVLDGKEGVMPHDSDVVGLLRRSGKPVIYAVNKIDHEKHEQAALEFHSLGIEDYIEISALQGRRINDLLDRIVELLPESEEREGEEEDTGAIKIAVLGKPNVGKSTLVNKIIGKERSITSPIPGTTRDTIDTRIERGGRPYLIIDTAGIRRRSKISFSVERHSVFRAIRAMEKADVALLMIDAGEGPTHQDARLAELIADKGRACIVLLNKWDLVPKEVAETPDIEGILKERLLAVSYAPVMIISALTGRGVEKIFQKVNEVYANFSCRIPTKTLNIFLKRITGSNPPPIYKGKEIKFYYISQPLTQQPTFVIFTNDIKGVPENYKRFLESRMREEFTLEGTPVKILFRSARNKD; translated from the coding sequence ATGAAAAAGAATAAAGCCGCGGCCGAGCGCAAGAACCTGCCGCTCGTCGCAATAATCGGAAGACCGAACGTCGGAAAATCCACACTCTTCAACCGCCTCATCGGCGAGAGAAAATCCATCGTCGAAGACATACCCGGGGTCACGAGGGACAGGATATACGCCGACGCCGAATGGGACGGGAGGGAATTCAGTCTCGTCGACACGGGCGGGTTCGACCCCGAGGACGAAGAGCTCTATCCGTCTCTCATAAAGAACCAGATAACTATAGCGCTCGACGAAGCCGAGGTCATAATCTTCGTCCTCGACGGCAAGGAAGGCGTCATGCCGCACGACTCGGACGTCGTAGGGCTGCTGAGAAGATCAGGGAAACCGGTCATCTACGCGGTCAACAAAATCGACCACGAAAAGCACGAGCAGGCGGCCCTCGAATTCCACTCGCTCGGCATCGAAGACTACATCGAGATATCCGCGCTCCAGGGCCGGAGGATAAACGACCTCCTGGACAGGATAGTCGAGCTCCTCCCGGAGAGCGAAGAGCGGGAAGGCGAAGAGGAAGACACCGGCGCTATAAAAATAGCGGTCCTCGGAAAGCCGAACGTCGGGAAATCGACACTCGTCAACAAAATCATCGGCAAGGAAAGGTCCATAACCAGCCCGATCCCGGGGACGACGAGGGACACTATAGACACCCGCATCGAGCGCGGCGGCCGGCCCTATCTCATAATCGACACGGCGGGCATAAGGCGGAGATCGAAGATAAGCTTCTCCGTCGAGAGGCATAGCGTGTTCCGGGCGATAAGGGCTATGGAGAAGGCAGACGTAGCGCTTCTGATGATAGACGCCGGGGAAGGCCCCACGCACCAGGACGCGCGCCTCGCCGAGCTCATAGCCGACAAGGGACGCGCGTGCATAGTGCTCCTGAACAAGTGGGATCTCGTCCCGAAGGAAGTCGCCGAGACGCCCGACATAGAGGGCATTTTAAAGGAGCGTCTTTTGGCCGTCTCGTACGCCCCCGTGATGATAATATCTGCGCTCACGGGCCGCGGCGTCGAGAAGATATTCCAGAAGGTGAACGAGGTCTACGCGAATTTTTCGTGCCGCATTCCGACCAAGACCCTCAATATATTCCTTAAGCGAATAACCGGCTCGAACCCGCCGCCGATATACAAGGGAAAGGAAATAAAGTTCTACTACATATCACAGCCGCTCACGCAGCAGCCGACGTTCGTCATTTTCACGAACGATATAAAGGGCGTCCCCGAAAACTACAAGCGCTTTCTCGAATCACGCATGAGGGAAGAGTTCACCCTCGAAGGCACGCCGGTTAAAATCCTGTTCCGCTCGGCGCGCAATAAAGATTAG
- the scpB gene encoding SMC-Scp complex subunit ScpB: MEPTDIKKAVEAVIFISDQPVTVDKLMQVFTELERADIKKHLKELIEEWSGFGRGFRLEEVAGGYQFRTNPAHSEFIASFNKKVRKFRLSRAALEVIAIIAYKQPVTKVEVESIRGVDSSGVINALLERRILEIKGRKEVIGKPFLYGTTEEFLEVFGLKSLSDLPTLKEIDDISKNLDPGISQNPEAAAE; encoded by the coding sequence TTGGAGCCTACTGACATCAAGAAGGCCGTAGAGGCCGTGATATTCATATCCGACCAGCCCGTCACCGTGGACAAGCTCATGCAGGTCTTCACGGAGCTGGAGCGCGCGGACATCAAGAAGCACTTAAAAGAGCTCATAGAAGAATGGTCCGGATTCGGCCGGGGATTCAGGCTCGAGGAAGTGGCCGGAGGCTACCAGTTCAGGACCAACCCGGCTCACTCCGAGTTCATAGCCAGCTTTAATAAAAAGGTCCGTAAATTCAGGCTCAGCCGCGCGGCGCTCGAAGTGATAGCCATAATCGCATACAAGCAGCCCGTCACGAAAGTCGAGGTCGAGAGCATAAGGGGCGTCGATTCCTCGGGCGTCATCAACGCCCTTCTCGAAAGGCGGATACTCGAAATCAAGGGACGGAAAGAGGTCATCGGAAAGCCCTTCCTCTACGGGACGACGGAAGAGTTCCTCGAAGTTTTCGGGCTCAAGAGCCTCAGCGACCTCCCGACCCTCAAGGAAATAGACGACATAAGCAAGAACCTCGACCCCGGCATATCCCAAAACCCCGAGGCCGCCGCCGAATGA
- a CDS encoding segregation/condensation protein A → MQTREPCLVKVQLFEGPLDLLLHLIKKNEVDIYDIPIAVITEQYIEYLEFMKDLDLQVVGEYLVIAAELSLIKSRMLLPKPVIEEDETDPRAELVKRLIEYQKYKDAASDLIERPILGRDVFKRDFDGSEAVVEEEIELVPVSLWALIETFREFYNRRSHLWTEEIVYEVESITIEEKIHEITSRLLERRTMKFTEFLDDCSSKFDLVLTFLAILELARMENIRVSQEGHEGDIIISHHTGENELGAY, encoded by the coding sequence ATGCAGACCCGTGAGCCGTGCCTCGTAAAGGTACAGCTCTTCGAGGGCCCGCTCGACCTCCTGCTCCACCTCATAAAGAAGAACGAAGTAGACATATACGACATCCCGATCGCCGTAATCACGGAGCAGTACATCGAGTACCTCGAATTCATGAAGGACCTCGACCTCCAGGTCGTGGGCGAATATCTCGTCATCGCGGCCGAGCTCAGCCTGATAAAGTCGCGGATGCTGCTGCCGAAGCCGGTTATAGAGGAAGACGAGACCGACCCCCGCGCCGAGCTCGTGAAGAGGCTCATCGAGTACCAGAAATACAAGGACGCGGCTTCGGACCTCATCGAAAGGCCCATACTCGGGCGCGACGTGTTCAAGAGAGACTTCGACGGCTCCGAGGCCGTCGTCGAGGAAGAGATAGAGCTCGTCCCCGTAAGCCTCTGGGCGCTCATAGAGACGTTCCGCGAGTTTTATAACCGGAGGAGCCACCTTTGGACGGAAGAGATAGTCTACGAGGTCGAGAGCATAACCATCGAGGAAAAGATACACGAGATAACCTCGAGGCTCCTCGAAAGGCGCACCATGAAGTTCACCGAATTCCTAGACGACTGCTCGTCGAAGTTCGACCTCGTCCTGACGTTCCTGGCGATACTCGAGCTCGCGAGGATGGAGAACATCAGGGTCTCGCAGGAAGGCCACGAAGGCGACATCATCATATCCCACCACACCGGAGAGAACGAGCTTGGAGCCTACTGA
- a CDS encoding site-2 protease family protein: MNFDFLKNIDLLLIQAPVILLSLTVHEYFHGWTANKLGDPTAKMRGRLTLNPIAHLDILGTILMFVVGFGWAKPVPIDPRNFKDPKKDTILVAIAGPLSNLAMALAAGLALRYMIPKMVSGEISSDGVYGVIAIILILTLFYGIALAVFNMIPIPPLDGSRVLYGLLPNRYAYAYSRFEPYGVFFLFALFIFGGGVFKYLLLPVSYISALLSGYNSGTLWGIISALLK, from the coding sequence ATGAATTTCGACTTTTTAAAGAACATTGACCTCCTTTTGATACAGGCCCCGGTGATACTGCTGTCGCTCACCGTGCACGAGTACTTTCACGGCTGGACGGCCAACAAGCTCGGGGATCCGACGGCAAAGATGCGGGGGCGGCTCACGCTCAACCCCATAGCGCACCTCGACATACTCGGGACCATACTCATGTTCGTCGTCGGCTTCGGGTGGGCGAAGCCCGTCCCGATAGACCCCCGGAACTTCAAGGACCCGAAGAAGGACACGATACTCGTCGCGATAGCGGGCCCGCTGTCCAACCTCGCCATGGCGCTCGCGGCAGGGCTCGCGCTAAGGTACATGATTCCGAAGATGGTGAGCGGCGAGATAAGCTCAGACGGGGTTTACGGCGTAATCGCCATAATACTCATCCTCACACTCTTCTACGGGATAGCGCTGGCCGTCTTCAACATGATCCCCATACCGCCGCTCGACGGCTCGCGCGTTCTTTACGGGCTGCTCCCCAACCGCTACGCCTACGCCTACAGCAGGTTCGAGCCCTACGGCGTATTCTTCCTCTTCGCCCTCTTCATATTCGGCGGGGGAGTATTCAAATATCTCCTTCTGCCCGTCTCCTACATCTCGGCCCTCCTTTCGGGATACAATTCCGGCACGCTTTGGGGTATTATAAGTGCGTTGCTGAAATGA
- the xerD gene encoding site-specific tyrosine recombinase XerD, whose translation MDDLLDSFLSYLVVEKGLSENTLESYGRDLKKFLLFINSRGITSAREIKYGDILDFMTRSREEGLNATTIVRSMVSVKQFFKYLLSEKVLSEDPTAHIKTPKMKKAIPGVISLDDVESILGAPDESTPEGLRDAAMLEMLYATGIRVSELIGLKLNDVNFELGFVVVYGKGSKERVVPIGDKAREKLLLYLRDSRTALLKGRESKALFVTRRGAGMTRQGFWKIIKAQALKAGVTKKISPHTLRHSFATHLLERGADLRTIQVMLGHSDISTTQIYTHVESERLKEIHKKYHPRS comes from the coding sequence ATGGACGACCTTCTCGACTCGTTTCTTTCGTACCTCGTGGTTGAAAAAGGTCTTTCCGAAAATACGCTCGAATCATACGGGAGGGACCTTAAAAAGTTCCTCCTTTTTATTAACTCCAGGGGCATAACCTCGGCCCGCGAAATCAAATACGGCGACATACTAGACTTTATGACCCGTTCCCGCGAGGAAGGGCTTAACGCGACGACCATAGTCAGGAGCATGGTCTCGGTGAAGCAGTTCTTCAAGTACCTTCTGTCCGAGAAAGTCCTCTCCGAGGACCCGACCGCTCACATCAAAACCCCGAAGATGAAAAAGGCCATCCCGGGCGTCATATCGCTCGACGACGTCGAGAGCATTTTGGGCGCACCCGACGAATCCACCCCCGAGGGGCTCCGCGACGCCGCCATGCTCGAGATGCTCTACGCGACAGGTATAAGGGTGTCCGAGCTCATAGGGCTCAAGCTGAACGACGTCAACTTCGAGCTCGGGTTCGTCGTCGTCTACGGCAAGGGGTCCAAGGAGCGCGTCGTCCCCATAGGCGACAAGGCCAGGGAGAAGCTCCTCCTGTACCTCCGCGATTCGAGGACGGCGCTCCTCAAAGGACGGGAATCGAAGGCCCTCTTCGTTACGCGGCGAGGCGCGGGAATGACGCGCCAGGGGTTCTGGAAGATAATAAAGGCCCAGGCGCTCAAGGCCGGCGTCACGAAGAAAATAAGCCCCCATACGCTCAGGCACTCCTTCGCGACGCACCTTCTCGAGCGCGGCGCCGACCTCAGGACGATACAGGTCATGCTCGGACACTCGGACATCTCGACGACGCAGATATACACTCACGTCGAGAGCGAGCGGCTCAAGGAGATACACAAAAAATATCACCCGAGATCGTAA
- the ahcY gene encoding adenosylhomocysteinase: MTYDVKDLALAKEGKLRVEWAAEEMPVLALIQERFKKEKPLKGVTIAACLHVTTETANLAITLKDGGANVALCASNPLSTQDDAAAYLVKDHKISVFAIKGEDTKTYYKHINSVLDMSPNITMDDGADLVSTLHKDRRDKLTDLYGGTEETTTGVIRLRSMAESGVLEYPIIAVNDAKTKHFFDNRYGTGQSTLDGIIRATNRLISGTTFVVCGYGWCGKGLAMRARGLGANVIVTEVDELAALEAVMDGFRVMPIAQAAKLGDFFCTVTGNLHVIRKEHFKVMKDGAIISNSGHFNVELDLDGLAEIARGKRKIREYVEEYTLADGKRVNVLGDGRLINLAAAEGHPSSVMDMSFANQALCAEYVVKHAKSLENRVYDVPTEVDTGVARIKLKAKGINIDKLTPEQKKYLSSWEMGT, from the coding sequence ATGACCTACGACGTAAAAGACCTTGCACTGGCGAAGGAAGGGAAGCTCAGGGTCGAATGGGCTGCCGAGGAAATGCCGGTACTCGCGCTTATACAGGAAAGATTCAAGAAAGAGAAGCCGCTCAAGGGCGTAACCATCGCGGCGTGTCTTCACGTAACGACCGAAACGGCCAACCTCGCCATAACGCTCAAGGACGGGGGAGCCAACGTCGCGCTTTGCGCCTCGAACCCTCTCAGCACACAGGACGACGCCGCGGCCTATCTCGTGAAGGACCACAAGATTTCGGTCTTCGCTATAAAGGGCGAGGACACGAAGACCTATTACAAGCACATTAACAGCGTCCTCGACATGTCGCCCAACATCACGATGGATGACGGGGCCGACCTCGTATCGACGCTCCACAAGGACAGAAGGGACAAGCTCACGGACCTCTACGGCGGCACGGAAGAAACGACGACCGGCGTCATACGCCTCCGCAGCATGGCCGAAAGCGGGGTCCTCGAATACCCGATAATCGCGGTTAACGACGCCAAGACGAAGCACTTCTTCGACAACCGCTACGGCACCGGGCAGAGCACTCTCGACGGCATCATCAGGGCCACCAACAGGCTCATATCCGGAACGACTTTCGTCGTCTGCGGGTACGGGTGGTGCGGCAAGGGCCTCGCAATGAGGGCCAGGGGGCTCGGCGCGAACGTCATCGTGACAGAAGTCGACGAGCTCGCGGCGCTAGAGGCCGTCATGGACGGGTTCAGGGTCATGCCGATCGCACAGGCCGCGAAGCTGGGCGACTTCTTCTGCACCGTCACCGGCAACCTCCACGTAATCAGGAAAGAGCACTTCAAGGTCATGAAGGACGGGGCTATTATCTCCAACTCCGGCCACTTCAACGTCGAGCTCGACCTCGACGGGCTCGCCGAGATAGCCAGGGGAAAGAGGAAGATTAGGGAGTACGTCGAGGAATACACGCTCGCCGACGGAAAGCGCGTGAACGTCCTCGGCGACGGAAGGCTCATAAACCTCGCCGCAGCCGAAGGGCACCCGTCGAGCGTCATGGACATGAGCTTCGCCAACCAGGCCCTCTGCGCCGAGTACGTGGTGAAACATGCGAAGTCGCTCGAGAATCGCGTCTACGACGTGCCGACCGAGGTCGACACCGGCGTCGCCCGCATAAAGCTCAAGGCCAAGGGCATAAATATAGACAAGCTCACCCCCGAGCAGAAGAAGTATCTCAGCTCCTGGGAAATGGGCACCTGA
- the metK gene encoding methionine adenosyltransferase, with protein sequence MSHGNFIFTSESVTEGHPDKMADQISDAVLDAMLSGDPHSRVACETLLTTGLVVVAGEITANTIVDLSETVRKTIADIGYTDSAMGFDANTCGLIIAVDKQSPDIAMGVDSGKDKEQGAGDQGLMFGYASDETPEFMPTPIVLAHKLAKRLTDTRKEGILPFLRPDGKTQVTVRYENKVPVGIDAVVVSSQHSAEVDTKTIYEGIYEEVIKHTIDGGLLSNKTKIYINPTGRFVTGGPMGDSGLTGRKIIIDTYGGWARHGGGAFSGKDPSKVDRSAAYMARYVAKNVVAAGLAKECEVQLAYAIGIHEPVSIMVETFGTAAVPEEKISTAIREVFNLSPSGIISSLNLLRPIYRETASYGHFGRSNPEFTWEKTDKTKDLARATA encoded by the coding sequence ATGTCTCACGGGAATTTCATCTTTACTTCAGAATCCGTAACGGAAGGCCATCCGGACAAGATGGCGGACCAGATTTCAGACGCCGTGCTCGACGCCATGCTCTCGGGCGACCCGCACAGCAGGGTGGCCTGCGAAACCCTCCTCACGACGGGGCTCGTCGTGGTCGCGGGGGAGATAACGGCCAACACCATAGTAGACCTTTCGGAAACGGTAAGAAAAACCATCGCCGACATCGGGTACACCGACAGCGCAATGGGCTTTGACGCCAACACCTGCGGCCTCATAATCGCCGTAGACAAGCAGTCGCCCGATATCGCAATGGGCGTCGATTCCGGCAAGGACAAGGAGCAGGGGGCGGGCGACCAGGGGCTAATGTTCGGATACGCGAGCGACGAGACGCCCGAGTTCATGCCGACGCCCATAGTCCTCGCGCACAAGCTGGCAAAGAGGCTCACCGACACGCGCAAAGAGGGCATCCTGCCGTTCCTGCGCCCGGACGGCAAGACCCAGGTCACCGTCCGCTACGAGAACAAGGTCCCGGTGGGCATAGACGCCGTCGTCGTATCCTCGCAGCATTCGGCCGAGGTCGACACGAAGACAATCTACGAAGGTATATACGAAGAGGTGATAAAGCACACCATCGACGGGGGCCTGCTTTCCAACAAGACGAAGATCTACATAAACCCGACGGGCAGGTTCGTAACGGGCGGCCCGATGGGCGATTCCGGCCTCACCGGCAGGAAGATAATCATCGACACCTACGGCGGATGGGCCAGGCACGGAGGTGGCGCTTTTTCGGGCAAAGACCCGTCCAAGGTGGACCGCAGCGCCGCCTACATGGCGCGCTACGTAGCGAAGAACGTCGTCGCGGCCGGGCTCGCCAAGGAGTGCGAGGTACAGCTCGCCTACGCGATAGGCATACACGAGCCGGTTTCGATAATGGTCGAGACGTTCGGCACGGCCGCCGTACCCGAAGAGAAGATTTCGACGGCCATCAGGGAGGTATTCAACCTGAGCCCTTCAGGGATCATCTCTTCTCTCAATCTTCTGAGGCCCATCTACAGGGAAACCGCATCGTACGGGCACTTCGGGAGAAGCAACCCCGAATTCACATGGGAAAAAACGGACAAGACGAAGGATCTGGCCAGGGCCACTGCCTGA
- the rpe gene encoding ribulose-phosphate 3-epimerase, with translation MKKLIVPSILSADFAKLGDEVRAVKDAGADWIHVDVMDGHFVPNISIGIPVVESLARCAPPPMDIHLMIDNPDEFAEKFIDAGGDAVRGITVQIETCRLLYSTISAIKSRGVHAGVALNPATPLSALEEVFEYVDMILIMTVEPGFAGQKFIQSMVPKVRKLREIIDGSEHKPLIEVDGGIKLDNIRVIAEAGADAIVSGSGIFHTESYAETISLMKKAASGE, from the coding sequence ATGAAAAAATTGATAGTGCCGTCGATACTTTCTGCGGATTTCGCCAAGCTCGGAGACGAGGTGCGCGCGGTCAAGGACGCCGGGGCCGACTGGATCCACGTGGACGTCATGGACGGGCATTTCGTGCCGAATATAAGCATCGGAATACCTGTCGTCGAATCGCTGGCCAGGTGCGCCCCGCCGCCGATGGACATACACCTTATGATAGACAACCCGGACGAGTTCGCCGAGAAGTTCATCGACGCCGGCGGCGACGCCGTCCGCGGGATAACCGTCCAGATAGAGACCTGCAGGCTCCTTTACAGCACGATATCGGCAATCAAATCGCGCGGCGTGCACGCGGGCGTGGCGCTCAACCCGGCGACGCCGCTTTCGGCCCTCGAAGAGGTCTTCGAGTACGTGGACATGATATTGATAATGACCGTCGAGCCGGGATTCGCCGGGCAGAAGTTCATACAGTCGATGGTTCCCAAGGTGAGGAAGCTCCGGGAGATAATAGACGGCTCGGAGCATAAGCCGCTTATAGAAGTAGACGGCGGCATAAAGCTCGACAACATACGCGTCATAGCCGAGGCCGGTGCGGACGCCATAGTCTCGGGCTCGGGCATCTTCCACACGGAGAGCTACGCCGAGACGATCTCGCTCATGAAGAAGGCGGCCTCGGGAGAGTAG
- a CDS encoding ATP-binding protein, translating to MLKGKKKISAGCDDCHHAGYTVRTSGNYARAVLCECVKECGVCGGSGNVMRRNDKGYEKISSCSACGVVRQNVKLYNGAGIPAKYYHVHQVDAGLAPGSMNESLQKALIYAKEEFVKKFPTRKGFLLMGASGLGKTHLAVGTIAELTLGHGVKCMFKDFFYLLSELKQAYSEGTPENDVILPLVEAEVLVIDELGKGRSSEWELNILDQLISKRYNASRQTLATTNYVTREIAREKGDTTEILEARVGERIASRLFEMCEFLYLEGKDYRKKARKA from the coding sequence ATGCTTAAGGGAAAGAAGAAGATATCCGCCGGGTGCGACGATTGTCACCACGCGGGCTATACGGTCAGGACGAGCGGGAACTACGCCCGGGCCGTCCTCTGCGAATGCGTGAAGGAGTGCGGGGTTTGCGGGGGCAGCGGCAACGTCATGAGGCGGAACGACAAGGGGTACGAGAAGATATCGTCGTGCTCCGCGTGCGGGGTCGTGAGGCAGAACGTAAAGCTCTATAACGGCGCCGGTATCCCCGCCAAGTATTATCACGTCCACCAGGTGGACGCCGGGCTCGCGCCCGGGTCTATGAACGAATCCCTCCAGAAGGCGCTCATATACGCCAAGGAAGAGTTCGTAAAGAAATTCCCGACCAGGAAGGGGTTCCTGCTCATGGGGGCTTCCGGACTCGGGAAGACGCACCTGGCCGTCGGCACCATTGCGGAGCTGACGCTCGGGCACGGCGTGAAATGCATGTTCAAAGACTTCTTCTATCTCCTTTCGGAGCTGAAGCAGGCCTATTCCGAGGGCACCCCCGAGAACGACGTCATTCTGCCGCTCGTCGAGGCCGAGGTGCTCGTCATAGACGAGCTCGGCAAGGGGAGGAGCAGCGAGTGGGAGCTCAACATCCTGGACCAGCTCATTTCCAAGCGCTACAATGCCTCGCGTCAGACGCTCGCCACGACCAACTACGTAACGCGCGAGATAGCGCGCGAGAAGGGCGACACGACGGAGATACTCGAAGCGAGGGTAGGGGAGAGGATAGCGTCGCGGCTCTTCGAGATGTGCGAGTTCCTTTATCTGGAAGGCAAGGATTACAGGAAGAAGGCCCGGAAGGCCTGA